A region from the Benincasa hispida cultivar B227 chromosome 10, ASM972705v1, whole genome shotgun sequence genome encodes:
- the LOC120087564 gene encoding DNA polymerase zeta processivity subunit — protein sequence MDSRDIKVPPQGEIVQILVEFLEVAITSVVFLKGIYPSGAFERRRYMNAVVQKARHPELQDYIHSTVSGLLPFIQKGLVERVAVIFFNGDNVQVERFVFKLTVNQSYESKVENSDLEFALRAFLIKLSVSEPLTKVLPPDCKWEITAYFQTLPSSGTSKDAESWIPTDTKQWQQPPVITPIKSMNSQPLSLQLYLEHPSLSEPKPCE from the exons ATGGACTCAAGAGACATTAAAGTACCACCTCAAG GTGAGATTGTTCAGATTCTAGTTGAATTCTTGGAGGTGGCCATTACATCAGTTGTCTTCCTCAAAGGCATTTACCCTTCTG GTGCTTTTGAAAGGAGGAGGTACATGAATGCGGTTGTGCAGAAAGCTCGTCATCCTGAGCTGCAGGATTACATCCACTCAACTGTTTCAGGGCTACTGCCTTTCATCCAAAAG GGACTGGTGGAGAGAGTGGCGGTTATATTTTTCAATGGTGATAACGTCCAAGTGGAGAGATTTGTTTTCAAGCTCACTGTGAACCAGTCTTATGAATCGAAGGTCGAAAACTCTGACCTGGAGTTTGCCTTGAGAGCATTCTTGATCAAGCTCTCTGTCTCAGAACCTCTAACCAAGGTTCTTCCTCCTG ATTGCAAATGGGAAATAACTGCCTACTTCCAAACACTCCCAAGTTCCGGTACAAGTAAGGATGCAGAGTCATGGATCCCAACAGATACCAAACAATGGCAACAGCCACCAGTAATCACCCCCATCAAGTCCATGAACAGTCAACCTCTGAGTTTGCAATTATATCTAGAACATCCTAGCTTATCTGAGCCAAAACCTTGTGAATAA
- the LOC120087854 gene encoding probable BOI-related E3 ubiquitin-protein ligase 2 isoform X2 has product MGYGSPLTAFNANATAVETAALFPPMDSFPAAVLPASTGVVMKSDSGITYNLPIPRKRGREHHNSNRFVSYPSSHVHSQKNCGCNLYFLGEDISIQIQQQQIDVDRLISQHMERVKMELEEKQKREARRILEVIEIGMMRILRSKEEEIEKIGKLNWELEERVNCLSMENQLWRDVAETNEATANALRSNLEQVLLQVNTVAEEEEDAESCCGSNDDGGCGGGGGVRKKRKEGDEEEERRCKKCWKEESCVLLLPCRHLCLCTVCASSLHTCPICNSTNNASVRVIMP; this is encoded by the exons ATGGGGTACGGATCGCCATTAACAGCCTTCAATGCTAATGCTACGGCGGTGGAGACGGCGGCTCTGTTTCCGCCGATGGATTCATTCCCAGCGGCGGTGTTGCCAGCGTCGACGGGCGTTGTAATGAAATCCGATAGCGGAATAACTTACAATCTTCCGATTCCGAGAAAGCGCGGCAGAGAACATCATAATTCCAACCGATTCGTTTCATATCCTTCTTCGCATGTTCATTCTCAGAAGAATTGTGgatgtaatttatattttctCGGTGAAGATATCTCGATTCAAATTCAACAGCAGCAAATCGATGTAGATCGATTGATATCGCAACAT ATGGAGAGAGTAAAGATGGAATTAGAAGAGAAACAGAAGAGAGAAGCGAGGAGGATTTTGGAGGTAATAGAAATAGGTATGATGAGAATATTGAGAAGCAAAGAGGAAGAAATCGAGAAGATAGGGAAATTAAATTGGGAATTAGAAGAACGAGTAAATTGTTTAAGTATGGAGAATCAATTATGGCGAGATGTGGCTGAAACGAACGAAGCTACGGCGAATGCGTTACGAAGTAATTTAGAACAGGTGCTTTTACAGGTGAATACGGTGGCGGAGGAGGAGGAGGATGCAGAGTCGTGTTGTGGAAGTAATGACGACGGCGGTTGCGGCGGTGGCGGTGGAGTgaggaagaagaggaaggaaggagatgaagaagaagagagaaggtGTAAGAAATGTTGGAAAGAAGAATCGTGTGTGTTGTTATTGCCATGCAGACATTTGTGTTTGTGTACTGTTTGTGCGTCATCTTTACATACTTGTCCTATTTGTAACTCTACTAATAATGCTAGTGTTCGTGTAATTATGCCTTAG
- the LOC120087854 gene encoding probable BOI-related E3 ubiquitin-protein ligase 2 isoform X1, whose amino-acid sequence MGYGSPLTAFNANATAVETAALFPPMDSFPAAVLPASTGVVMKSDSGITYNLPIPRKRGREHHNSNRFVSYPSSHVHSQKNCGCNLYFLGEDISIQIQQQQIDVDRLISQHQMERVKMELEEKQKREARRILEVIEIGMMRILRSKEEEIEKIGKLNWELEERVNCLSMENQLWRDVAETNEATANALRSNLEQVLLQVNTVAEEEEDAESCCGSNDDGGCGGGGGVRKKRKEGDEEEERRCKKCWKEESCVLLLPCRHLCLCTVCASSLHTCPICNSTNNASVRVIMP is encoded by the exons ATGGGGTACGGATCGCCATTAACAGCCTTCAATGCTAATGCTACGGCGGTGGAGACGGCGGCTCTGTTTCCGCCGATGGATTCATTCCCAGCGGCGGTGTTGCCAGCGTCGACGGGCGTTGTAATGAAATCCGATAGCGGAATAACTTACAATCTTCCGATTCCGAGAAAGCGCGGCAGAGAACATCATAATTCCAACCGATTCGTTTCATATCCTTCTTCGCATGTTCATTCTCAGAAGAATTGTGgatgtaatttatattttctCGGTGAAGATATCTCGATTCAAATTCAACAGCAGCAAATCGATGTAGATCGATTGATATCGCAACAT caGATGGAGAGAGTAAAGATGGAATTAGAAGAGAAACAGAAGAGAGAAGCGAGGAGGATTTTGGAGGTAATAGAAATAGGTATGATGAGAATATTGAGAAGCAAAGAGGAAGAAATCGAGAAGATAGGGAAATTAAATTGGGAATTAGAAGAACGAGTAAATTGTTTAAGTATGGAGAATCAATTATGGCGAGATGTGGCTGAAACGAACGAAGCTACGGCGAATGCGTTACGAAGTAATTTAGAACAGGTGCTTTTACAGGTGAATACGGTGGCGGAGGAGGAGGAGGATGCAGAGTCGTGTTGTGGAAGTAATGACGACGGCGGTTGCGGCGGTGGCGGTGGAGTgaggaagaagaggaaggaaggagatgaagaagaagagagaaggtGTAAGAAATGTTGGAAAGAAGAATCGTGTGTGTTGTTATTGCCATGCAGACATTTGTGTTTGTGTACTGTTTGTGCGTCATCTTTACATACTTGTCCTATTTGTAACTCTACTAATAATGCTAGTGTTCGTGTAATTATGCCTTAG